GACTTCCCTCCGCGCGTGTTCCCCACGTACGGGCTTCGTCGGACAGATCGGTTATCGACCACGATCGTTCGAGCTGTTCGGTGAGTCCGAGCGAACGAACGAGCGCGAGCGCATCGGGGACAGTGACGGTTTCTTCGTTCTGTGTGTGTTGGACGAGAAGTGTTTCGAGTATGTTACAGACCGTTTCCGTTCGAGGGACGACGAGCGTGTTGGCTGAATCGGCAGCGTCGATCAGACGACCCTCACTGACAGCGTTGGCCAATCGTTCGAACTGTTTGACCGTGAGATCGTGCCAGAGGTAGGTGTACTTTGGATGCAACGGCGCGTCGTAGTCAGTAGTCCACCCGATCGCTTCGGCTGCATTGGGTTCAGAGAGATCGACGTGTGGGTCATCACGAAACATCTGTATGTCCGCACCAGCGTGATCAAGATCCTGCACCCACCACTCGACCGTGTAGGAGGCGGGCGAGAGTGGATGATTGTTCTCGACGAACTCGCCGTAGTTGACGAGATACTCCCCAAGATCGAGGATAGCTTCGACGCCGTTTCGAATCGTGCGTGCTTCCTCTAGGTCTTCGACGCGGCGCACATCACCGTTTGCAAGCCGGACTGTCGGCCCTTCGATGGTATCGACTGGAACAACGCCAGCGGCCTTTCCAGGACGTTCGGTCTTGATCTGTGTCCCTGTTGCGAGGAAGTCGTCGACGAGATGCATCGTCGCCGGATGAACGCCGGCGGTTGCGAATCCATGGTTTCGAGCGCGGCCGTAGCGGAGTCTGAAGCCACCTGCACGACACGGGTGAGAGAAGACGGGTCGACCAGCGATGAGGTCGCGGAGGAACTTCGTCGCTGGCTCGACACGCGGCGGACCTGTTATCTGGTCAGTCTCATCATCATCGACATCGTCGCCGTCGCCATCACTATCATCCTCTGACGATTCGTTCGTTTCCTCGTCTGTGTCCTTCCCTCCGATGGTTCCTTCGATGAGATCGTCGAGCCATGGCCAGTCGACCTCATCGAGCTGTGTCGTGTAGCGCTTTATTTTTGGGGCCTTCTGGGCGATACCCTCTGCGAGGACGAGACACATCCCGCCACGGGGATTGTTCGTATCGACTCGTTCCAAATCGCGGAATCCAGAGACTTCCTCCTGACCAGTCGCCTCCCCGTCGAGCATGATGGGACAGTGCTCTGCGATAAATTTCGTCTCTTTGTCCTTCGGAGAGTACTGTAGCCCCGTCTCTGAATCGTACAGATCAACTTCCTCGGCGTAGCGCTCGACCTCTTCGTCGTACGGCTTGTACTGATCGAGACCGAGTAACGTTCGGGTGTAGTCTGCAACGAGCACCGAAAGCGCCTGTGCTGTTCCGCCAGCCGAACGGATCGGGCCGGCATAGAACACACGGACGAACTCGGTCCCATCGCTGTTATCGAGCACCTCGACACGGTCAATCCCCTCGATGGGAGCGGCGACAACACCCTCTGTGAGGAGCGCCACAGCGGTCCGAACTGCACCCTCCACGACACCGGCTGTTGATTCGTATTCTCCGACGCGCCCTTCGGCGAAATCCTCCGCGAGTGCGAGTGTGGCCTCTTCGCGGCTCATCTCTCCTTCGAGCTCGCGGACCCGCTCGGCGACGCCTTCGATGCCGAGGATGTTCTCTACGCGATCGGCCATGTCTTTTGCAACCGGGATCTCTACGTCCGGTTTGGGGTCTCCTCCACGTTGTTTGGCCTCGCGGGCGACCGCGAACGCCTCGTCGAGACGACTCTCGATGCGCTCGAAATACCGTTCGTCGGCGTCCCTCACAGTTCCCAGAGATCGAGGTCCGTCGTTTTATCTCGCTTGCGAACTAACTCGGCGTCGAACGCACGGACGTACAGCTCGCCTGCAAACGTCGTGGCTCGGTTCAGGTGCCCCGCGACTGTCGAACCGTCCGCACGAGAGAGCGTCGCGTGCGTGTGTGCGAATCGCCCGTCATCGAGCCGAGAAATGTTACCAATGCAGGCGGCAACCTCCAGCGGCTCGTTGAACTCGACTGGGTGATACTCCTGATCGTCCTGGTCGTAAAAAAACAGCTCGGCGTCCTGTACAGCCCCAAGACCGTAGAAGAATCCCGCGTCGATCTCGTTTTCGTCAGCGAATTCCTCGATCTGTGCACGCCAGTCTGCGCCGTGATCCATCCGTGCGATGAACTCGCGAGTGCTCTCGATGACCGTATAGTCCATACCCACCGCGACGAGCGATGGTGGCAAAAGTGTTCCCGATAGTAGTGCGAGCGCAAAATTGTGACTCTCCAAAAATGGCTAATGTCGTATGTATTTCCCCATCTACACGAGGAATAGTACGTACGGCACTATTGCAGTACTTCAGAGGTTGGTACGGACTCCCTCCGGTTACTGCGTTCTAAACCGCACTATATATCAAATCATAGAATTGTTACATAATTGTTTTAATTCAGTCCAATAATGGCAATGTGTGATACATACTACTCGACGTCGGTTTTTATCGTTGGCTGGCACGACTGCGCTGGCGACAACTGCCGGAGTCACGAGTGCACGATGCGCTGAGAGAACGGCTACATTTGCTACGTACAACATCGAGGATCTCACGACAGAGCAGGTACAGTCAACCGGAGACGAGCAGGCGGCTGCCGCAGCGCGCGTCATTCAGGAAGTCAGACCGGACGTACTCGCACTCAACGAGCTTGTCAACAACGTTCAGGAGAGTGCGGTCAGGGACGTTCCACGCACACCAACGAACGCCCGAGCGTTCATCGAGAACTATCTCCGGATTCCACAGCGTGACGGTCTCGATAGCATTGACTACGAATATATCTACGTTCCGAAGAGCAACACCGGTGTTCACAGCGGAATGGACCTCGACAACAACGGAACAATCGATAAGACGCCCGGTGATCAAACGTACGGGAACGATGCGTACGGCTTCGGTCGCTATCCCGGTCAGTACGCGTTGGCGATCGTGAGTCGATATCCGATCGAGAAGAGCGCAGTTCGTTCGTTTCGTACGTTCCGCTGGATGGATATGCCCGACAGCGAGATTGTTCGTGAATCCGAGGGAATGTCTCTCACTGACGAGGAAGCCGAGCACTTCCGTCTCTCCTCGAAAACTCACGTGGACATTCCTGTCACCATCGGTGAGCACACTGTCCACGCGCTGTTGGCACATCCAACCCCACCAGTTTTCGACGGTCCAGAGAACTTCAACGGAAAGCGTTGTCACGACGAAATACGGCTCATGGCCGATTACGTCGCCGGTGCGGACTACATCTACGACGACAGCGGTGCGTGCGGCGGTCTGAGTGAGGACGCATCGTACGTCCTTCTGGGTGATATGAACGCCGCCCCCGGAAACGAAGAGAGCCTCGACGCCGCTGGAACGTACTTCCTCGAAAACGAGAATTTCAACACACGGCGGCTCCCAACGAGTCCCGGCGGTGCACAGGCCGGATCACCGTATCTGACGGCCGAATTCGGGAAACAGGTGGATTACGTGCTCCCATCACCCGACATTGCGATCCGTAACAGTGCCATCGTGTGGCCGAGCAAGAACGCACAGAAGAACGGACTGTCTGATGACGTGCAGACAGCCTCCGATCACCGACTCGTTTGGGCTGACATCACGTCGAAAGCATAGAATTACTGTTAGTGCTGCTCTGACGGAAGTTCACTTTGAGAGTGTGCATACTCGTGAAGCTGTGTTGAATGAAACAAAAACGTGATCGACTCGATCGCAAGCAAGCGGCACGCGAATAGATGTACCTCGACACCGGCATGCTGTTGGCACTGCTGAAAGAGGATGACTGGTTGCAAACCGACGTTGAGAGCGCCACGTTCACGACCCAAAAACGTCGGTTATCACCGCTGTCGAAATTCAGTTGGTGCTGTTCGACTCGTGGTCTCGGTCCGAGTCGGCAACCGTCTATGATGCGATCGGAGCGTTCGATATCGACGTAATCCCTGTGACTGCCGAAGCATTCCAAGCCGGTGCCGAACTGCTCACCAACTATCCGGCTTTGAGCGTCTTCGATTCCATTCACGTTGGGCACGCACGGGTGCTGGATGAGCCGCTCATCTCGACAGATACACTGTATCCAAAGATCGACGAAATCGAGAACATCGATCCACGAGAACTATGAGGTTCTTACTCCGATAGACACGAATGCTCTCTCCCAGTCCACTGATCGAGTGACATCAACTTCGAAACGTCAAACAATGATTCGATCGAACTAATTTTATGATTTGTGTGTGAGTCGTCGGAGTGTTAGTTAGTAGGTCTCCGGTCAGACAATCGTCAATCTTCTCTGCTCAGAGAGATACTGCTGTCACTGTTCATGCCGCTCTCGTCCTCTCTCTGTTGGCGCATGCTTTGGCGGGTGAACTGCGGTCGTGCGCGGATTCCGCGCCGCTTTCGGAACGAGCGATAGAGCAACACGCCGATGACACAGGAGATGGCAGCGACGACGAGTGCCCCAAGAGCGTCATCAGCGATGTACAACAACACGGTCGAGAGCAATCCGACTGTAAGTCCCATCCCGAGGACGAGTCGTTTTGCGAGTCGGTCGAAAACACCGTCCGGGTCGTTGAGTTCTGCCTGTACCACGAGGCTGTCACGGTCGACGCGGTCGAGCGTTTGTTCGAGTTTGGGCGGAAGGCGGATCGACGAGCGGACGGCCTGATCGACTTCGTCCACTCGCTCTTCGACGAACTGGCGTGCGCTGGCCTGCAAGTAGCCCTGTTCACGGAGGAACTCTGTTGCGACAGCGATGAAATCGAAATTCGGATCGAGCGTCACGCACACACCCTCGACAACGGTCGCAACGCGGAGGACGAGTGCGAGGTTGGGCGGCAAGCGCAGCGGAAACTCGTAGATTGTGTCCTCAACTTGGCCGACGATCTGCTGGACACGGTACTGCTCGATATCCTCACCACGCGCGTCCGCGATGGCGAGTTCCATCACGTTGGCCATCACCTGCCGATCGGCTTCAGGGCTGAGGGTCCCCATCTCGATGAGCGCATCGAGGATGCCATCGATGTCTTGGTTTGCGATAGCGATGTAAAAATCGACGATCCGGTTCTGAACGAACGAGTCGACGCGGCCGCTCATTCCGAAGTCATAGAAAACGAGTGTCCCGTCGGGTTTAACGGCGAGATTCCCCGGATGTGGATCGGCGTGAAACACGCCATCGATAACGATCATCTGGAGGTACACCTCTTGCAGCGTTTTCGCAAGCTGGGTGCGATCGACACCGAGCGCGTCGATATCATCGACCTCTGAGATTTTCGTTCCGCCCACGTACTCCATCGTGAGAATTCGACCAGTCGAACGCTCGTCTACGACACTCGGAATGAGTATGTCGGTGTCGTCGGTGAAGTTCTCTTGAATCTCCCGCAGCATGGTCGCTTCCCGGTGATAATCCATCTCTTGGCGAATGACCGTCGAGAACTCGTCGGCGAGCGTCTCCAGAGAAAAGGCCTGTGCTTGGTCGACGAACGGCATTAAAAGCGGGAGTGAGAACTTGATCACACGAAGATCAGTTCGAACGAGAGACTCGATACCTGGCCGTCGAACCTTCACCGCCACAGTCTCATCATCGTACTCGGCTACGTACACCTGCCCGAGACTCGCACCACTAATACTCTCTGTGTCAAAGTTGTCGTACGCGTCTTCGAGGGGGCCGAGCTCTTCCTCGATGACGTCCTTTGCGTCGGGCCACGGGGCGGGGGGAACCCGGTCTTGTAACTGCGTCAACTCTCCGATGTACTCCGGTGGGAGGACATCAGGTCGTGTCGAGAGCAGTTGCCCGAGTTTGATGAACGTCGGACCGAGTGTGAGGAGCGAATCGAGGAGGGTTTGGGCGCGCTGTCGTCGTTGCTCGCTCGATACGTCCCGAGCCGTCCCGAACACGAGAAAGCGTCGGCGGTCACGAGCGAACGCGACGAGGAGTGGAAGAAACTGCCACGCGACGACGAAAAACCTCCGGTACGCGCGGAGAGTCACCGACCCGCCACCTCATCCCTCCGTAACTGGAATCTGCTCGCCAGACGCGGCCGTCGTCTTCGGCAAGTGGAGTTCGAGAACGCCCCGCTCCATGTTCGCTTCTGCATCTGTGTCAGTTGCATCAGGCGGGAGCGGGAGCTGGGCATCGATGAAAAGCGAACGGTTTTCGCGGAGAAAGCGAAATGCCGGGGACAGCTCCTTTTCACGCTTGGCTTCAAGCCGGAGCCGACGGCCTTCCACCCACGCGTCAACTGTCTCCGGAGTTGCCCCCGGAAGATCGACAACGAAGAGGTACGCGTCGTCTGACTCCAGGACGTCAACGAAAACCGAGTCGGAAAGATCCTGAAGCGCATTGCGTAGGGCAGACATACAGAAACCTACTCTCGCAAGGGCGAAAAACCCCCCGGAACACGATCGTTTTGAGCGAACTTTTTTGTGAACAAACATCGGCGGACAAGCACACACGACAACAGGCGGTCGGATTTGACTAAATATCTCGATTCGGTCGCGTGATGTGACTGCAGAACACTTCGGTTGCGATCCATTCTATTTGACCTGACCTGACCTGATACCCTCTTCCCACGACGCTTTTGTCTCGGCAGGTCGATCATCGGGTATGTCTGACGTGAGCCAAGGGTTCGGTTCGGTGACGCGGGTCGCGGACGCTCGTGATCGGCTGCTCGATGCCGCCGACCCACTCGACCGAATCGACCGAATTCCGCTCTCGAACGCGGTGGGTCGCGCGCTCGCCGAACCAATCCGAGCGAGCCGTGACGTACCCCAGCACCGGCGGGCAGCAATGGATGGCTGGGCTGTTCGCGCTGCAGACACATTCGAGGCAAGTGAGCGTTCACCGGCGATCCTCCGCGAAAGCAGTGACGTTGGAGCAGGCAAAGCGGTCCACGTCGACACCGGAAACGCGCTCCCGGACGGCGCTGATGCGGTCGTTATGATCGAACAGACGGAACGGTACGGAACGGATGTAGAAATTTTCGAAAGCGTTGCAGGCGGTGAGAACGTCACTCCAGTCGGGGAGGACATCAGCGAGGGACAGCACCTGTACGACGCCGGCCATCAGCTCCGTCCATCTGATCTCGGTCTCCTCAAATCGACCGGGATTACGACTGTTGCGGTGTACGAGCGTCCGACCGTCGGCGTGATCCCGACTGGTGAAGAACTGGTTCAGTCCGATCCCGAACCGGGAGAGACCATCGAGACGAACGGGATGACCGTCGCGCAGTACGCCAAGCGATGGGGGGCGGTTCCGACCTACCGCGAGGAAGTCCCAGACGATTTCGATGCGCTCCGGGTCGCCATCGAACGGGATCTCACGAAGGATATCGTCGTTACCACCGGTGGTTCCTCGGTCGGTGAGCGCGATCTCGTCCCGGACGTGGTTGCAGAGCTCGGTGAGGTCCTCGTCCACGGCGTTGCACTCAAGCCCGGTCATCCGGTCGCTTTCGGTGTCGTCCGCGATACACCGGTTGTCATGTTGCCGGGCTATCCGGTGGCTTGCATCATTAACGCTGTGCAGTTTCTTCGTCCAGTAATCAAACACACTGGGAACCTCTCAGACGAGCCGCACCCAACGAGTGAAGCACGACTCTCACGGAAGATCCGGAGCGAACCGGGCGTGAAGACGTACGTCCGGGTGACGCTCGATCGCTCGGAGGAACTTCCAGTCGCCACTCCGGTTCGCGAAAGTGGAGCGGGTGTGTTATCGAGCGTCGCGCTGGCCGACGGCTGGGTCGTCGTTCCGGAAGCGCGTGAGGGAATCCCGGAAGACGAACGTGTTTCGGTCGAGAACTGGGAGGCATACCCATGAGAAAGGAATTCCGTGATCTCGCCCCGCCCGAGACCGTCCACGAGACGATCGCGTCACTCGATCTCGCTGGTGAGACCGAACACGTTCCGCTCCGCGATGCCGGCGGCCGCGTTCTTGCAGCGCGACTCGATGCAGCACTCGATGTTCCGGGTTTCGACCGGGCGAGCGTCGATGGCTACGCGGTGCAGGCGCGGGATACGTTCGAAACCGACGAGAGCGACCCAACACTGCTCCAGAAGGTTGGTACTGTCCACGCCGGAACAGAACCGGACGTCGAGATTGCTGCGGGCGAATGCGCCGCAATTTCGACAGGGGCCGTTCTTCCAGCGGGTGCAGACGCGGTCGTCATGGTCGAACGAACC
The nucleotide sequence above comes from Halocatena marina. Encoded proteins:
- a CDS encoding PIN domain-containing protein encodes the protein MLFDSWSRSESATVYDAIGAFDIDVIPVTAEAFQAGAELLTNYPALSVFDSIHVGHARVLDEPLISTDTLYPKIDEIENIDPREL
- a CDS encoding AarF/ABC1/UbiB kinase family protein — protein: MTLRAYRRFFVVAWQFLPLLVAFARDRRRFLVFGTARDVSSEQRRQRAQTLLDSLLTLGPTFIKLGQLLSTRPDVLPPEYIGELTQLQDRVPPAPWPDAKDVIEEELGPLEDAYDNFDTESISGASLGQVYVAEYDDETVAVKVRRPGIESLVRTDLRVIKFSLPLLMPFVDQAQAFSLETLADEFSTVIRQEMDYHREATMLREIQENFTDDTDILIPSVVDERSTGRILTMEYVGGTKISEVDDIDALGVDRTQLAKTLQEVYLQMIVIDGVFHADPHPGNLAVKPDGTLVFYDFGMSGRVDSFVQNRIVDFYIAIANQDIDGILDALIEMGTLSPEADRQVMANVMELAIADARGEDIEQYRVQQIVGQVEDTIYEFPLRLPPNLALVLRVATVVEGVCVTLDPNFDFIAVATEFLREQGYLQASARQFVEERVDEVDQAVRSSIRLPPKLEQTLDRVDRDSLVVQAELNDPDGVFDRLAKRLVLGMGLTVGLLSTVLLYIADDALGALVVAAISCVIGVLLYRSFRKRRGIRARPQFTRQSMRQQREDESGMNSDSSISLSRED
- a CDS encoding Hsp20/alpha crystallin family protein, which encodes MSALRNALQDLSDSVFVDVLESDDAYLFVVDLPGATPETVDAWVEGRRLRLEAKREKELSPAFRFLRENRSLFIDAQLPLPPDATDTDAEANMERGVLELHLPKTTAASGEQIPVTEG
- a CDS encoding endonuclease/exonuclease/phosphatase family protein, with product MIHTTRRRFLSLAGTTALATTAGVTSARCAERTATFATYNIEDLTTEQVQSTGDEQAAAAARVIQEVRPDVLALNELVNNVQESAVRDVPRTPTNARAFIENYLRIPQRDGLDSIDYEYIYVPKSNTGVHSGMDLDNNGTIDKTPGDQTYGNDAYGFGRYPGQYALAIVSRYPIEKSAVRSFRTFRWMDMPDSEIVRESEGMSLTDEEAEHFRLSSKTHVDIPVTIGEHTVHALLAHPTPPVFDGPENFNGKRCHDEIRLMADYVAGADYIYDDSGACGGLSEDASYVLLGDMNAAPGNEESLDAAGTYFLENENFNTRRLPTSPGGAQAGSPYLTAEFGKQVDYVLPSPDIAIRNSAIVWPSKNAQKNGLSDDVQTASDHRLVWADITSKA
- a CDS encoding PPC domain-containing DNA-binding protein, with the translated sequence MDYTVIESTREFIARMDHGADWRAQIEEFADENEIDAGFFYGLGAVQDAELFFYDQDDQEYHPVEFNEPLEVAACIGNISRLDDGRFAHTHATLSRADGSTVAGHLNRATTFAGELYVRAFDAELVRKRDKTTDLDLWEL
- the glp gene encoding gephyrin-like molybdotransferase Glp, giving the protein MSDVSQGFGSVTRVADARDRLLDAADPLDRIDRIPLSNAVGRALAEPIRASRDVPQHRRAAMDGWAVRAADTFEASERSPAILRESSDVGAGKAVHVDTGNALPDGADAVVMIEQTERYGTDVEIFESVAGGENVTPVGEDISEGQHLYDAGHQLRPSDLGLLKSTGITTVAVYERPTVGVIPTGEELVQSDPEPGETIETNGMTVAQYAKRWGAVPTYREEVPDDFDALRVAIERDLTKDIVVTTGGSSVGERDLVPDVVAELGEVLVHGVALKPGHPVAFGVVRDTPVVMLPGYPVACIINAVQFLRPVIKHTGNLSDEPHPTSEARLSRKIRSEPGVKTYVRVTLDRSEELPVATPVRESGAGVLSSVALADGWVVVPEAREGIPEDERVSVENWEAYP